In Herbinix luporum, a single window of DNA contains:
- a CDS encoding response regulator transcription factor: MLKQKILIVDDDVNIAELISLYLTKECFDTKIVHDGEAAIEEFNSYQPNLILLDLMLPGIDGYEVCREIRKTSKIPIIMLSAKGEVFDKVLGLELGADDYIIKPFDSKELVARVRAVLRRFNPNVEEKADDTPKGKFVQYPDLIINLSNYSVQYYGKNIEMPPKELELFYFLASNPNQVFTREQLLDHIWGYEYYGDTRTVDVHIKRLREKIKDHSNWSLATVWGIGYKFEVKNTKK, encoded by the coding sequence TTGTTGAAACAAAAAATTTTAATAGTAGATGATGATGTAAATATTGCTGAGTTAATTTCTCTATACCTGACAAAGGAATGTTTTGATACAAAAATTGTCCATGACGGAGAGGCTGCCATTGAGGAATTTAACAGCTATCAGCCGAATCTGATCCTTTTAGACCTTATGCTTCCTGGTATTGATGGATATGAAGTGTGTAGGGAGATAAGAAAGACTTCCAAAATTCCTATTATAATGCTTTCAGCAAAAGGAGAAGTCTTTGATAAAGTACTTGGCTTAGAACTGGGAGCAGATGATTATATTATCAAACCTTTTGATTCCAAGGAATTGGTAGCCAGAGTAAGGGCAGTATTAAGAAGATTTAATCCAAATGTTGAAGAAAAGGCTGATGATACCCCAAAGGGTAAATTTGTACAGTACCCAGATCTTATTATTAATCTCAGTAATTATTCTGTACAATATTATGGCAAGAATATTGAGATGCCACCAAAAGAACTTGAACTTTTTTATTTCCTAGCTTCCAATCCTAATCAGGTGTTTACCAGAGAACAGCTCCTTGACCATATTTGGGGCTATGAATATTATGGGGATACCAGAACAGTGGATGTACACATCAAAAGGTTAAGGGAAAAAATAAAAGAT